A genomic window from Candidatus Methylomirabilota bacterium includes:
- a CDS encoding response regulator, whose amino-acid sequence MLIRFWGTRGSLAKPGPTTLRYGGNTSCVEVRTAEGTLIVLDCGTGAHGLGQSLESGGSPQRGHLLITHTHWDHIQGFPFFAPLFGPRNEWDIYAPGGLGQELERTLAGQMEYTYFPVTLKQLGATVRYHDLVEGSFALGGVRVVAKYLNHPALALGYRLEVGSVAVVYSVDHEPHAPHVVDAATRALAGVGVPPVHAEDRRHVEFLAGADLVIHDAQYSLDEYPQKTGWGHSPAEWAVDYALAAGAKRLALTHHDPLRDDQAVDRLVELCRRRSTAAGNGLEVFGAAEGQVLELAEREGAEAQPASPEASATPGAGPATILVADDDPTIVRLLTLSLEPSGFRVLTASDGETALRLARAERPALLLLDWQMPGLSGVEVTRMLRKDADPHLRGLPVVLITAQAGVENTSVGFAAGVTDYLTKPFRPAHVRARVHAWLLRRGVDSGGGA is encoded by the coding sequence ATGCTGATCCGATTCTGGGGCACCCGGGGATCGCTGGCCAAGCCGGGACCGACTACGCTCCGCTACGGTGGCAACACGTCGTGCGTGGAAGTGCGCACGGCGGAGGGGACGCTCATCGTTCTGGATTGCGGCACCGGGGCCCACGGGCTGGGGCAGTCGCTGGAATCCGGCGGGTCACCGCAGCGCGGACATCTCCTCATCACGCACACGCACTGGGATCACATCCAGGGGTTTCCCTTCTTCGCGCCCCTCTTCGGCCCTCGCAACGAATGGGACATCTATGCTCCGGGCGGCCTCGGACAGGAGCTGGAACGAACCCTGGCCGGACAGATGGAGTACACCTACTTTCCCGTCACCCTGAAGCAGCTCGGCGCCACCGTCCGCTATCACGACCTCGTCGAGGGCAGCTTCGCGCTCGGCGGGGTGCGGGTAGTCGCCAAGTATCTCAATCATCCCGCCCTCGCCTTGGGATATCGTCTCGAAGTCGGCTCGGTGGCGGTCGTCTATTCGGTCGATCACGAGCCCCACGCGCCCCACGTCGTCGACGCGGCCACTCGGGCCCTCGCGGGGGTTGGCGTTCCCCCCGTGCATGCCGAGGATCGCCGTCACGTCGAGTTCCTGGCCGGCGCGGATCTCGTCATCCACGACGCTCAGTACAGCCTTGATGAGTATCCACAGAAGACGGGTTGGGGTCACTCGCCCGCCGAGTGGGCGGTGGACTATGCCCTGGCCGCCGGCGCCAAGCGCCTGGCCCTCACTCACCACGATCCCCTGCGGGACGACCAGGCCGTGGATCGACTGGTGGAGCTCTGCCGACGGCGGTCGACGGCGGCGGGAAATGGGCTCGAAGTATTTGGCGCCGCCGAGGGCCAGGTGCTGGAGCTTGCCGAGCGAGAGGGTGCCGAAGCTCAACCCGCGAGCCCGGAGGCGAGCGCAACTCCGGGAGCAGGACCGGCGACCATCCTCGTGGCCGATGACGATCCGACCATCGTGAGGCTCTTGACCCTCAGCCTGGAGCCGAGCGGCTTCCGCGTGCTCACCGCGAGCGATGGCGAGACGGCCTTGCGTCTGGCCCGCGCCGAGCGCCCGGCCCTCCTGCTCCTGGACTGGCAGATGCCGGGATTGAGCGGCGTGGAGGTGACACGCATGCTCCGAAAGGACGCAGACCCGCACCTTCGCGGATTGCCCGTCGTGCTGATCACTGCGCAAGCGGGTGTGGAGAACACATCGGTAGGCTTCGCGGCAGGGGTGACCGACTATCTGACGAAGCCGTTCCGACCCGCGCACGTGCGGGCGCGAGTACACGCGTGGCTCCTGCGGCGCGGCGTGGACTCCGGCGGCGGCGCATGA
- a CDS encoding response regulator, which produces MTTARLAETNLDPQWVASSKTVSRVMSLFVLAVGGLVLIGWQLDIAALTSGLRKHVAMNPLTALGFIAGTGSLWLLQAPSATTARRAAQLGAGFVIVIGGTTLIGYVIGDNLGLDQVMYREKLGTNRIAPNTGLNFLLIGATLLLLDWEPRPGYRPAQLLVLVPTTVALTSVVGYAYDVGELYGVANYIPMALPTAIAFLALGLGIVCARPDRGFVSVMASVHAGGVLARRLLPAAILIPILLGWLRLLGQRAGLFGSELGLAMAVVANIVIFAALITITSASLDRADRRRKVGERRLATQYATTHILIESRTVEEAMPRILQEVCESLDWVVGARWAVDPDAKVLRCAEMWTAPTWKLQELTEMNHRITFPPGVGLPGRVWSGVRAAWISDVVQDPNFPRAGSAAKDGLHGAFGFPIVGSSGFLGVMEFFSPEIRKPDEDVLKMFEAVGGQVGQFIERKRAESDLEHAKEVAEAATQAKSEFLANMSHEIRTPMNAIIGMSTLLMDTRLDDQQREIAETIRTSGDHLLTLINDILDFSKIESGKLELDQAPLDLAGCIEESIQLVASNAAEKSLELTYLVESTVPPTLVGDVGRLRQILVNLLSNAVKFTQAGEIVVTVSAAPRDGSRHEVHFTVRDSGIGIPSDLFGRLFKSFSQVDASTTRRYGGTGLGLAICQRLCELMGGRIWAESEVGKGSTFHFTIVAEAVPAPAARPGGHRELEGKRVLIVDDNRSNRRMLKLQTERWGLLARETGSPHEGLEWIRRGDPYDVVLLDYQMPDMDGLALAREIRRHRGPESLALVLLSSMGQALPAAHREVGFAAVLSKPLKLSLLYDRLLEIFGEAPDAARAATGEPSPESVTPAGPLRILVAEDNAVNQKVALRLLERLGYQADMAANGHEALDHLDRAPYDVVLMDVQMPGMDGLEASRAICARWPPRERPRIIAMTAEAMEGDRERCLAAGMDDYVVKPVRLDELARALSRCRPLTTERMAERASVGDGTTTRDALDRRVLDQLREDLGDAAALREVVSTFLDRSPSVLLALREAAARGDVAAVSASAHALKGTSATLGAFALSSLCAELERLARAGSMSDVVTQVPAIEAEYGSVDRALRAEAGRE; this is translated from the coding sequence ATGACCACGGCACGGCTCGCGGAGACGAACCTCGACCCCCAGTGGGTCGCTTCCTCGAAGACCGTGTCGCGAGTGATGAGCCTGTTCGTATTGGCGGTCGGCGGCCTCGTCCTCATCGGATGGCAGCTCGACATCGCCGCGCTCACGAGCGGTCTTCGCAAACATGTCGCCATGAACCCCCTGACCGCTCTCGGTTTCATCGCGGGCACCGGCTCGCTGTGGCTGCTGCAGGCGCCCTCTGCCACGACGGCCCGCCGCGCGGCGCAGCTAGGGGCCGGCTTCGTCATCGTCATCGGCGGGACCACCCTGATCGGGTACGTGATCGGCGATAACCTCGGGCTCGACCAGGTCATGTATCGAGAGAAGCTCGGTACCAACCGAATCGCGCCTAACACCGGGCTGAACTTCCTGCTCATTGGTGCGACGTTGCTGCTGCTCGACTGGGAACCTCGGCCCGGGTACCGTCCGGCCCAACTCCTCGTCCTCGTCCCCACTACCGTCGCCCTGACGTCGGTGGTGGGATATGCCTACGACGTCGGCGAGCTCTACGGTGTCGCTAACTACATTCCCATGGCCCTCCCGACCGCGATCGCCTTCCTTGCTCTCGGTCTGGGCATTGTCTGCGCGCGACCGGACCGAGGGTTCGTGTCGGTCATGGCCAGCGTCCACGCGGGCGGTGTCCTGGCCCGCCGCCTGCTCCCCGCTGCGATCCTCATCCCGATCTTGCTGGGCTGGCTCCGACTGCTGGGCCAGCGGGCCGGGCTCTTCGGCTCCGAGCTTGGCCTGGCCATGGCGGTGGTGGCCAACATCGTCATCTTCGCGGCGCTGATCACGATCACTTCCGCATCACTGGATCGAGCAGACCGCCGGCGCAAGGTCGGCGAGCGCCGGCTGGCCACCCAGTACGCGACGACCCACATCTTGATCGAGTCAAGGACCGTCGAGGAGGCGATGCCCCGGATTCTTCAGGAGGTGTGCGAAAGCCTGGACTGGGTGGTGGGCGCTCGCTGGGCCGTTGATCCGGACGCGAAGGTGCTTCGCTGCGCCGAGATGTGGACGGCTCCGACCTGGAAGCTCCAGGAGCTCACGGAAATGAACCACCGCATCACGTTTCCGCCCGGCGTCGGGTTGCCCGGCCGCGTGTGGAGCGGAGTCAGAGCCGCCTGGATCTCCGATGTCGTCCAGGACCCCAATTTCCCCCGCGCCGGCTCTGCCGCCAAGGACGGGCTCCACGGAGCCTTTGGTTTCCCCATCGTGGGCTCGAGCGGGTTCCTGGGGGTGATGGAATTCTTCAGTCCCGAGATCCGGAAGCCCGACGAGGACGTGCTCAAGATGTTCGAGGCGGTGGGCGGGCAGGTCGGCCAGTTCATCGAGCGAAAGCGGGCGGAGTCCGACCTCGAGCACGCCAAGGAGGTGGCCGAGGCGGCGACCCAGGCCAAGTCGGAGTTCCTCGCCAACATGAGTCACGAGATCCGGACGCCCATGAACGCGATCATTGGCATGTCGACTCTGCTGATGGACACGCGACTCGACGACCAGCAGCGCGAGATCGCGGAGACGATTCGGACGAGCGGCGACCACCTGTTGACCCTCATCAACGACATCCTTGACTTCTCGAAGATCGAGTCAGGAAAGCTCGAGCTCGATCAGGCGCCCCTGGACCTGGCCGGGTGCATCGAGGAATCCATCCAGCTCGTGGCGTCGAACGCAGCGGAAAAGAGCCTGGAGCTCACCTACCTCGTCGAGAGCACAGTACCGCCGACCCTCGTCGGAGATGTCGGACGCCTGCGGCAGATCCTGGTGAACCTCCTGAGCAACGCGGTCAAGTTCACCCAGGCGGGAGAGATCGTGGTCACGGTGTCGGCGGCCCCGCGGGACGGGTCTCGGCACGAGGTGCATTTCACCGTGCGCGACTCGGGCATCGGAATTCCTTCGGACCTGTTCGGTCGTCTCTTCAAGTCGTTCAGTCAGGTCGATGCGTCTACCACGCGTCGTTACGGGGGCACGGGTCTCGGGCTCGCCATCTGCCAGCGCCTGTGCGAGCTGATGGGCGGCCGCATCTGGGCGGAGAGCGAGGTCGGCAAGGGTTCGACGTTTCATTTCACCATCGTGGCCGAGGCGGTCCCGGCCCCCGCGGCACGGCCGGGCGGGCATCGCGAGCTGGAGGGAAAGCGAGTACTGATCGTCGATGACAATCGCTCGAACCGTCGCATGTTGAAGCTGCAGACGGAGCGATGGGGGTTGCTGGCCCGGGAGACCGGATCGCCGCACGAGGGGCTCGAGTGGATCCGACGCGGAGATCCCTACGACGTGGTCCTCCTGGACTACCAGATGCCCGACATGGATGGCCTCGCCCTCGCCCGGGAGATCCGCCGTCACCGCGGTCCTGAGTCGCTCGCCCTCGTCCTGCTGTCTTCCATGGGCCAGGCCCTTCCCGCGGCCCATCGGGAGGTCGGCTTTGCCGCCGTGCTGTCGAAGCCTCTGAAGCTCTCGCTCCTCTACGACCGGCTCCTCGAGATCTTCGGAGAAGCTCCCGACGCTGCGCGGGCCGCGACCGGGGAGCCATCGCCGGAGTCGGTGACGCCCGCGGGCCCGTTGCGGATCCTCGTGGCCGAGGACAATGCCGTCAACCAGAAGGTCGCCCTGCGCTTGCTCGAGCGACTCGGGTACCAGGCCGATATGGCGGCCAATGGGCACGAAGCGCTGGACCACCTCGACCGCGCGCCGTACGACGTGGTTCTCATGGACGTGCAGATGCCCGGGATGGATGGCCTCGAGGCGAGCCGGGCCATCTGCGCACGCTGGCCTCCCCGCGAGCGCCCCCGCATCATCGCCATGACGGCGGAGGCGATGGAGGGCGATCGCGAACGGTGTCTGGCCGCGGGCATGGACGACTACGTCGTCAAGCCGGTGCGTCTCGATGAGCTGGCGCGAGCGCTCAGCCGGTGCCGACCGTTGACCACCGAGCGGATGGCCGAGCGGGCGTCCGTTGGCGACGGGACCACCACTCGAGATGCCCTCGATCGGCGGGTGCTCGATCAACTACGCGAGGATCTGGGCGATGCCGCCGCCTTGCGGGAGGTCGTCTCGACGTTCCTGGATCGCAGCCCGTCGGTGCTCCTCGCCTTGCGAGAGGCCGCGGCGCGAGGGGACGTGGCGGCGGTGTCGGCGAGCGCCCATGCCCTGAAGGGCACTAGCGCAACCCTCGGAGCCTTCGCCCTCTCTTCGCTGTGTGCCGAGCTCGAACGTCTGGCGCGAGCGGGAAGCATGTCGGACGTCGTGACCCAGGTGCCCGCGATCGAGGCGGAGTATGGCTCGGTCGATCGCGCGCTGCGGGCGGAGGCGGGTCGTGAGTGA